One bacterium genomic region harbors:
- a CDS encoding DUF2029 domain-containing protein: MKENQQAVNSSHLQNAASYLGIERLIISVIFNLVIGLAVFVGLNATGLPMIVVLLIAGLFVLSGMLLLTKRLPAELIGLRKRKPLLCTSWLLISLTSIVFITRLSFFMIDPSQIQYSLFPGDKWMVEHCCLTAYSEGERIASTDEKNIYLPELYFGEGFIKDKSFRQKLDGFNVDQYHYPPPFLLLPFMAKAVVGGDFLDLRMLWFSLSVLSLLAAIGFIIYRLEAEGRMRMIGMTPLILCSLPVLAGLQMSNVQIIIIAISIIAMTFFPINKPIGGMLLAMSSVAKIFPGILFVYLIVSKKFREAGWVVGFVILLTVITFFVFGFNSFKAFIEYEIPRISSGEAFSNGPFSRAFAVARNLSPFGLPLKLGWLGVPGMTLEIGRIVSSIHLLMVLILAIWSGRQKPRSNTEAISVWISLIALGSLVSPFAPANYVLVSLVILVCLNREVFSVWMVILILLLIGAPFFISREAPFLIQTLSFLPSQIFAIFIPALILYRAGLRTTGEQKVRLKSSIAPEVSTE, translated from the coding sequence ATGAAAGAGAATCAGCAAGCCGTTAACAGTTCACATCTGCAAAATGCTGCCTCGTATTTAGGAATTGAGCGTTTGATTATTTCTGTGATATTCAATTTAGTTATTGGCCTTGCTGTTTTTGTCGGTTTAAATGCAACAGGTCTGCCAATGATTGTTGTACTACTTATTGCAGGTCTGTTTGTTTTATCTGGCATGTTGTTGCTGACAAAGCGATTGCCAGCTGAGTTAATCGGATTAAGGAAGCGAAAACCTTTACTGTGTACATCGTGGCTTTTAATATCCCTCACTAGTATTGTGTTTATTACAAGACTTTCATTTTTTATGATTGACCCATCTCAAATTCAGTACTCACTATTTCCCGGAGATAAATGGATGGTTGAGCACTGTTGCCTTACAGCTTACAGTGAAGGTGAGCGTATTGCATCAACAGATGAAAAAAATATTTACTTACCCGAATTGTATTTTGGAGAAGGGTTTATTAAAGATAAAAGTTTTAGACAAAAACTCGATGGATTTAACGTAGATCAATATCACTACCCTCCACCTTTCCTTTTACTTCCATTTATGGCGAAAGCTGTTGTAGGAGGAGATTTCTTAGACTTACGTATGCTCTGGTTTTCCCTTAGTGTTTTATCACTACTGGCTGCTATTGGTTTTATTATTTATCGCCTTGAAGCAGAAGGACGTATGCGAATGATTGGAATGACTCCACTCATCTTGTGTTCTTTACCAGTACTTGCTGGACTTCAGATGTCCAACGTACAGATTATTATTATCGCTATATCCATTATTGCGATGACTTTCTTCCCCATCAATAAACCAATTGGTGGTATGTTATTAGCAATGAGTTCAGTTGCAAAAATTTTCCCGGGAATTTTATTTGTTTATTTAATTGTGAGTAAAAAATTTCGTGAAGCAGGCTGGGTTGTCGGATTTGTAATTCTTCTAACGGTAATAACTTTTTTTGTTTTTGGTTTTAATTCATTCAAAGCATTTATTGAGTACGAGATTCCACGAATTTCAAGTGGAGAAGCATTCAGCAATGGACCTTTTTCAAGAGCTTTTGCTGTTGCTAGAAATCTGTCACCATTCGGTCTTCCTCTTAAACTAGGCTGGTTAGGCGTACCAGGAATGACATTAGAGATTGGAAGAATTGTTTCATCAATCCATCTTTTGATGGTTTTAATTTTAGCAATCTGGTCGGGAAGACAAAAACCTCGATCTAATACTGAAGCAATTTCAGTTTGGATTTCACTGATAGCACTTGGCAGCTTGGTCAGTCCTTTTGCACCTGCAAATTATGTCCTTGTATCTCTTGTCATACTGGTTTGTCTTAATCGTGAAGTTTTCAGTGTCTGGATGGTTATTTTAATCTTGCTGCTAATCGGCGCACCATTCTTTATCTCACGTGAGGCTCCATTTTTAATTCAGACATTGTCATTTTTGCCATCTCAAATATTTGCAATCTTTATACCTGCATTAATACTTTATCGGGCTGGATTAAGAACTACAGGTGAGCAGAAAGTAAGATTAAAATCTTCCATTGCACCTGAAGTATCGACAGAATAA
- the def gene encoding peptide deformylase has product MKRKMSLLPITLCGDKILRKKTALVTDIDDKTIGIIADMFETMRNANGVGLAANQIGLNKQIFVVDVSPVEGYEKYKPIAMINPRIVSKSEETNSIEEGCLSIPEIREELMRPKSVFVSFYDVNMKEHTIEADELFARVIQHEYDHLQGVLFIDYFNDDLKKRYKKHLERIKKRKLDFDYPISESTDYLIK; this is encoded by the coding sequence ATGAAACGAAAAATGTCCTTACTTCCAATCACGCTTTGCGGTGATAAAATATTAAGAAAGAAAACAGCATTAGTAACCGATATCGATGATAAAACAATTGGTATCATAGCCGATATGTTCGAAACGATGAGGAATGCCAATGGTGTTGGACTCGCGGCAAACCAGATTGGTTTGAACAAACAAATTTTTGTTGTTGATGTTTCTCCCGTGGAGGGTTATGAAAAATACAAACCCATTGCGATGATTAATCCTCGGATAGTATCGAAATCTGAAGAAACCAATTCAATCGAAGAAGGATGTTTAAGTATTCCGGAAATTCGCGAAGAATTAATGCGACCAAAAAGTGTTTTCGTTTCTTTTTATGATGTAAATATGAAAGAACACACTATCGAAGCTGACGAACTATTTGCACGAGTAATCCAGCACGAGTATGATCATCTCCAGGGAGTTTTGTTTATTGATTATTTTAATGACGATTTAAAGAAACGTTACAAAAAACATCTTGAACGAATAAAAAAAAGGAAGCTGGATTTTGATTACCCGATTAGTGAATCCACAGACTATCTGATAAAGTAA
- a CDS encoding MFS transporter translates to MESISANQIKEPTPIYRWSVLVFVSLAMFGNYYIYDSIAPVFDLLSSQLNFTDQQLGLLYTVYSIAAIIVLLIGGFIIDKFGTKKSILVFALICLLAALITAATSEFYIMMAGRFILGIGAEPLIVAVTTALAKWFKGKTLSLAFGLNLTIARLGSWSADLSPGWARPFYENWQDPLWLATAIAGISVAGAILYWAMESSAERRYNLGSAGETDKFEMKGLYSFSKSYWYIVALCVVFYSTVFPFRAFAIYYFQQAHGLERDAAGILNSLLPLSAMIATPLFGLWVDRVGKRSLFMIVGTIILFPLFLVVTYMPPGELISVTVPLIGSGNIPLTLLIVMVLLGISFSMIPAVMWPSVAYIVEQKRLGSGYSLMTLCQQVGMAVIPWLIGFLNDAFSAGPENPDGYAPGMWVFTALASLGLFFSFMLWKTETGPGAHGLETITSKTGLGEKK, encoded by the coding sequence ATGGAATCAATCTCAGCCAATCAGATAAAAGAGCCAACTCCGATTTACCGCTGGTCAGTTTTAGTTTTCGTAAGTCTTGCGATGTTCGGCAATTATTATATCTATGACAGCATCGCACCTGTATTTGATTTGCTTTCATCTCAACTGAATTTCACTGATCAGCAGCTCGGTCTTCTGTATACTGTGTATAGTATAGCTGCAATAATAGTTTTATTGATCGGTGGATTCATTATTGACAAATTTGGAACGAAGAAATCAATCCTGGTTTTTGCACTTATCTGCTTACTTGCTGCTTTAATTACTGCTGCTACGAGTGAATTTTATATTATGATGGCTGGAAGATTTATCCTTGGTATTGGCGCGGAGCCATTGATAGTTGCAGTTACTACAGCACTCGCAAAATGGTTCAAAGGAAAAACATTAAGTCTTGCCTTTGGTTTGAATCTTACAATTGCCAGACTTGGTTCCTGGTCAGCTGATTTATCTCCCGGATGGGCTCGTCCGTTTTATGAAAATTGGCAGGACCCGCTTTGGTTGGCGACCGCAATAGCAGGAATATCGGTTGCTGGTGCGATTCTCTATTGGGCAATGGAAAGTTCTGCCGAAAGAAGATATAATTTAGGTTCTGCGGGCGAAACAGATAAGTTCGAAATGAAAGGATTGTATTCATTCAGCAAATCATACTGGTATATTGTTGCACTATGTGTTGTTTTCTATTCAACGGTTTTTCCGTTCCGCGCATTTGCAATTTATTATTTTCAACAAGCACACGGATTAGAAAGAGATGCTGCTGGAATATTGAATAGTCTGTTGCCACTTTCTGCTATGATTGCTACACCACTTTTTGGTCTTTGGGTTGATCGAGTTGGAAAAAGATCCCTATTTATGATTGTTGGTACAATAATTTTGTTCCCGCTTTTTTTGGTAGTCACATACATGCCGCCAGGTGAATTAATTTCAGTAACTGTTCCACTCATTGGCAGCGGCAATATTCCACTCACTTTGCTGATAGTAATGGTACTTCTTGGAATTTCATTTTCGATGATACCGGCAGTTATGTGGCCTTCTGTTGCATATATAGTTGAACAGAAAAGATTAGGTTCAGGATATTCGTTAATGACGCTTTGCCAGCAGGTAGGAATGGCGGTAATTCCCTGGCTTATTGGTTTTCTTAATGACGCATTCTCTGCCGGACCAGAAAATCCCGATGGATACGCTCCGGGAATGTGGGTATTCACAGCACTTGCATCACTGGGTTTGTTCTTTTCATTTATGTTGTGGAAAACAGAAACAGGTCCGGGTGCGCATGGTTTGGAAACTATCACTTCAAAAACAGGTTTGGGAGAGAAGAAATAG
- a CDS encoding DUF4287 domain-containing protein, with the protein MAKTSGEYELEFIQTAKEKTGKTIEQWLTLVKPKGFTKQMEILNWLKKEHKLNHMQAAFVAGIYLNNGKPVYQNEDNLLENQFAKADGMRNLFDFVSTSILKEFPDAKLIAKKTYVSFTATREFAAINIKPAELRLGFDLGDQKFNNEIQKSKLTGPMPRISHMVIITQKEQLKKNILEYLKQSYNRSHKK; encoded by the coding sequence ATGGCAAAGACATCAGGTGAATATGAACTGGAATTCATTCAAACTGCAAAAGAGAAAACAGGAAAAACTATTGAGCAGTGGTTAACCTTAGTAAAGCCAAAAGGTTTTACGAAGCAAATGGAAATTCTTAACTGGCTGAAGAAGGAACATAAACTAAACCATATGCAGGCAGCATTTGTAGCTGGAATCTACCTGAATAATGGAAAACCGGTCTATCAGAATGAAGATAATCTGCTTGAAAATCAATTTGCAAAAGCTGATGGAATGAGGAATTTATTCGATTTTGTTTCAACATCCATATTGAAAGAATTTCCTGATGCAAAATTGATTGCAAAAAAAACTTATGTATCATTCACTGCGACACGAGAGTTTGCCGCAATAAATATTAAACCTGCTGAACTCCGGCTTGGATTTGATTTGGGCGATCAAAAATTTAATAACGAAATACAAAAATCAAAACTAACCGGTCCAATGCCAAGAATTTCTCATATGGTTATCATAACTCAAAAAGAACAGTTAAAAAAAAATATTTTGGAATATTTGAAACAATCGTATAACAGATCTCACAAAAAATGA
- a CDS encoding aminoacyl-histidine dipeptidase, whose translation MGNVLGHLEPKLVWHHFEEICKYPRPSKKEEKIAEYVLSVGNRLGLQTEKDKFGNILIRKPATPGKENLMTVALQGHIDMVCESNRGVEHDFDNDPIQPYIDGDWVKAKGTTLGADNGIGVAAALAVLESKDIQHGPLEALFTLDEETGLTGASSLKKGWMKADILINMDSEELGTIFIGCSGGKNTAAKIKAKWEKAPKNYSSFELKVAGLKGGHSGLEIHVGRGNAVKILNRLIFEYSAENTLKLASINGGNKHNAIPREAFAVVAVPKKDEKSLKKFVSKFNDKVKAEFAAVDADLHVDAEKHAMPEKFMDDKTQKRLVNAIYAIPHGVVKMSNDIPGLVETSNNLAVVETVGKHINFVTSQRSSVASENVDITNMVTSIFVLAGAEISYGDGYPGWKPDINSDILKVFKSTFNQMYGKEPHVTAIHAGLECGIIGEKYPEMDMISFGPTMFGVHSPDEKLQISTVPEFYNQLVNVLKNIPSKN comes from the coding sequence ATGGGAAATGTATTGGGTCATCTTGAACCAAAATTAGTATGGCACCACTTTGAAGAGATTTGTAAATATCCTCGTCCTTCAAAAAAAGAAGAGAAGATTGCTGAATATGTACTTTCAGTTGGAAATCGACTCGGTCTTCAGACTGAAAAAGATAAGTTCGGAAATATTCTCATCCGAAAACCTGCAACACCTGGTAAAGAAAATTTAATGACAGTTGCGCTTCAGGGACACATTGATATGGTTTGTGAATCGAACAGAGGTGTTGAGCACGATTTTGATAACGATCCAATTCAGCCATACATTGATGGTGATTGGGTAAAAGCAAAAGGCACAACGCTCGGTGCTGATAACGGAATTGGAGTTGCCGCAGCATTAGCAGTTCTCGAATCAAAAGATATTCAGCATGGTCCGCTTGAAGCTTTATTCACTCTTGATGAAGAAACAGGATTAACAGGTGCATCGAGCTTAAAGAAAGGCTGGATGAAAGCTGACATTCTTATCAATATGGATTCCGAAGAATTGGGAACAATATTCATCGGTTGTTCTGGCGGAAAAAATACTGCAGCTAAAATTAAAGCAAAATGGGAAAAAGCGCCGAAGAATTATTCTTCGTTTGAATTGAAAGTAGCTGGATTAAAGGGCGGACACTCCGGTCTTGAAATACACGTCGGGAGAGGAAACGCCGTTAAAATTTTAAATAGATTGATCTTTGAATATTCTGCTGAGAACACTTTGAAACTTGCATCAATCAACGGTGGAAACAAACACAATGCAATTCCAAGAGAGGCATTTGCTGTTGTTGCAGTTCCAAAGAAAGATGAAAAATCGTTAAAGAAATTTGTTTCAAAGTTCAATGATAAAGTTAAAGCAGAATTTGCAGCAGTTGATGCTGATTTACATGTTGATGCAGAAAAACATGCTATGCCTGAAAAATTTATGGATGACAAAACTCAAAAACGATTGGTTAATGCTATTTACGCTATACCACACGGTGTTGTGAAAATGTCGAATGATATTCCTGGTCTGGTTGAAACTTCAAACAATCTTGCAGTTGTTGAAACTGTTGGTAAGCACATTAATTTTGTGACCAGTCAGAGAAGTTCTGTTGCATCGGAAAATGTTGACATAACAAATATGGTTACTTCAATCTTTGTACTTGCTGGAGCTGAAATTTCTTATGGCGATGGTTATCCCGGATGGAAACCTGATATTAATTCAGATATTTTAAAAGTATTCAAGTCTACTTTTAATCAAATGTACGGCAAAGAACCACACGTGACTGCAATACATGCTGGACTCGAATGCGGAATCATTGGAGAGAAATATCCTGAGATGGATATGATTTCATTCGGACCAACAATGTTCGGCGTTCACTCACCGGATGAGAAACTGCAAATCTCAACTGTGCCTGAGTTTTACAACCAGCTTGTGAATGTATTGAAAAATATTCCGTCAAAAAATTAA
- a CDS encoding methionyl-tRNA formyltransferase: MNIIFMGTPEFSLPSLKTLLESKHKILAVITQPDKIRGRGQKVSFTPIKQFAVNNNIPVYQPEKLKGNEEFINQMKSLQPDLFVVVAFRILPKEIFEIPKFGSFNLHGSYLPKYRGAAPIQWALIDGETETGLTTFKLAEKVDTGNIYLQEKIKIYPDDDFGTLHDRMSELGANMVLETVNLIESGKYELKVQDDSVASPAPKITKEICLLNWNKSAQEIHNLVRGLSPYPAAFFIYDEKVIKVYKTEVVERNDLKPFQIEQSKKELIIGCKKNALKILELQQEGRKRMSAEEFLRGFSF; encoded by the coding sequence ATGAATATCATATTCATGGGCACTCCGGAATTTTCACTACCATCACTCAAAACTCTACTTGAAAGCAAACACAAAATTTTAGCAGTAATTACTCAACCTGACAAAATTAGAGGAAGAGGACAGAAAGTTTCATTCACTCCTATTAAACAATTTGCAGTTAATAATAACATTCCTGTTTATCAACCAGAAAAGTTAAAAGGAAATGAAGAATTCATTAATCAAATGAAATCACTTCAGCCGGATCTTTTTGTTGTTGTTGCATTCAGAATTTTACCGAAAGAAATTTTTGAAATTCCGAAGTTTGGTTCATTCAATCTGCATGGTTCGTATCTTCCTAAATATCGAGGTGCAGCACCAATCCAGTGGGCTTTAATAGATGGCGAAACTGAAACAGGATTAACTACATTCAAACTTGCCGAGAAAGTAGATACGGGAAATATTTATTTACAGGAAAAAATAAAGATTTATCCGGACGATGACTTCGGAACTTTGCACGATAGAATGAGTGAGCTTGGTGCAAATATGGTTCTTGAGACAGTTAACCTTATCGAAAGCGGAAAGTATGAATTGAAAGTTCAGGACGATTCCGTTGCTTCTCCGGCTCCGAAAATTACAAAAGAAATTTGTTTGCTTAATTGGAACAAATCTGCACAAGAAATTCATAATCTAGTAAGAGGATTATCTCCTTATCCTGCAGCTTTTTTTATTTATGACGAAAAAGTTATAAAGGTTTACAAAACTGAAGTTGTTGAAAGAAACGATCTCAAACCATTTCAAATTGAACAATCCAAAAAAGAATTGATAATCGGCTGCAAAAAAAATGCATTGAAAATACTCGAACTCCAGCAGGAAGGAAGAAAGAGAATGAGCGCTGAAGAATTTTTGAGAGGGTTTAGTTTTTAG
- a CDS encoding aminopeptidase: protein MKKLTKLDTASQIVIRDCMGAKKNEKILVITDELKREIGLSLYENAIRLGYFALLVEMKSGKINGEEPSPEVAEMMQKFDVVFCPTAKSLTHTDARRAASAKGVRIATFPGITKDVMIRGMNADYKSISKRTVKLTQLLETGSEIRVTAPAGTDISFSIKGRKGYASKGLFHAKGESGNLPTGEAFLAPVEGTSNGVFVTDGSFAGLGLIKKTNIRIEVEHGYATKITGGAIAKKLTKMLDAVGKDARNIAEFGIGTNDSAKLSGILLEDEKVMGTIHIALGNNVSMGGSVNVPIHLDGVVKKPTVWMDGKLLMKDGKLLV from the coding sequence ATGAAAAAACTTACTAAACTCGATACTGCATCCCAGATTGTAATACGTGATTGTATGGGCGCAAAAAAGAATGAAAAGATTCTTGTTATAACTGATGAACTTAAAAGAGAGATAGGTCTATCGCTTTATGAAAATGCAATCAGGTTGGGTTACTTTGCATTACTCGTTGAAATGAAGTCAGGAAAAATAAATGGAGAAGAACCATCTCCTGAAGTTGCTGAAATGATGCAAAAGTTTGATGTGGTTTTTTGTCCGACTGCAAAGTCATTAACACATACAGACGCAAGAAGAGCAGCATCTGCAAAGGGAGTGCGCATTGCAACATTTCCGGGAATCACTAAAGATGTAATGATCCGCGGAATGAATGCGGATTATAAATCCATTTCAAAAAGAACTGTCAAACTAACTCAACTTTTGGAAACGGGGAGTGAAATCCGGGTTACAGCACCTGCCGGAACAGATATTTCTTTCAGCATCAAGGGAAGAAAAGGATATGCAAGCAAAGGATTGTTTCATGCAAAAGGTGAAAGCGGAAATCTTCCAACAGGCGAAGCTTTTTTAGCGCCAGTTGAAGGAACTTCAAATGGTGTTTTCGTTACAGATGGTTCCTTTGCTGGATTAGGATTGATCAAAAAAACGAATATCAGAATCGAAGTCGAACATGGTTATGCAACAAAGATAACAGGAGGAGCAATTGCAAAAAAACTAACTAAAATGCTAGATGCTGTTGGAAAAGATGCAAGAAATATCGCTGAGTTTGGAATCGGTACAAACGACTCGGCAAAACTAAGCGGCATTCTGCTGGAAGACGAAAAAGTTATGGGAACGATTCACATTGCGCTTGGAAATAATGTTTCGATGGGTGGAAGCGTAAATGTTCCGATTCATCTTGATGGAGTTGTGAAAAAACCAACAGTTTGGATGGATGGAAAGCTGTTGATGAAAGATGGGAAATTGTTAGTCTGA
- a CDS encoding helix-turn-helix transcriptional regulator, translating to MVFQIHTPVYPLNLFIENFIYYRDFNPIHSLDRFLPDGNINIVFDLTDYPKYIYDNDTLKEIQACRNVWFSGIRNNYITIPSGKDSEMFIVNLKKGRAFPFVQMPLNELTDSVVDAELVLTNEILNLRENILAANDISQKFAIVEKHLMKLYKSKLDVIPVIDFAVNRILNSPDQKTIKNICDNIGYSQKHFIKIFKEKVGLTPKSFLKVIRFQKAVLEIESRKNINWQDIAFESGYYDQAHFIHDFKNFSGFTPNDYLLNKNDQLNYVPIG from the coding sequence ATGGTTTTTCAAATTCACACTCCGGTTTACCCATTAAACCTTTTCATTGAGAATTTTATTTATTACAGAGATTTTAACCCGATTCATTCACTAGACAGATTTCTACCGGATGGAAATATCAATATCGTTTTTGATCTGACCGATTACCCAAAATATATCTATGACAATGATACATTAAAGGAAATACAGGCTTGCAGGAATGTTTGGTTTTCCGGAATAAGGAATAACTACATCACAATCCCTTCCGGTAAAGACAGCGAAATGTTTATTGTCAATTTAAAGAAAGGCAGAGCATTCCCTTTTGTTCAGATGCCGTTAAACGAATTGACAGACAGCGTAGTTGACGCTGAACTCGTTCTGACAAATGAAATATTGAACCTGCGAGAAAATATTTTAGCGGCAAATGATATTTCACAAAAATTTGCCATTGTTGAAAAACATTTGATGAAACTTTACAAAAGCAAGCTCGATGTTATTCCCGTCATTGATTTTGCAGTTAACAGGATTTTGAATTCTCCCGATCAGAAAACAATAAAAAATATTTGTGATAATATCGGTTACTCACAAAAACATTTCATTAAAATATTCAAAGAGAAAGTTGGTCTGACTCCCAAATCATTTTTAAAAGTAATTCGTTTTCAGAAAGCCGTATTAGAGATCGAATCAAGAAAAAACATTAACTGGCAGGACATTGCTTTCGAAAGCGGCTATTATGATCAGGCACATTTCATTCATGACTTCAAAAACTTTTCAGGATTTACACCAAACGATTACCTGCTTAACAAAAACGATCAGCTTAATTACGTTCCAATCGGTTAG
- a CDS encoding DUF1761 domain-containing protein, whose translation MENIYINHFAVIICAIANLAIGAIWYSPALFYNAWKSENKFSDEDLKKVNPAKTYSLTFIFSLIISYNLAFFLGDAKTDMVWGATAGFLAGFGFSALIFTIIALFEMRSWKYIFINGGFIVVYFTLIGFILGAWR comes from the coding sequence ATGGAAAATATTTATATAAATCATTTTGCAGTTATCATTTGTGCAATAGCTAATCTTGCGATCGGAGCAATTTGGTATTCACCGGCATTATTCTACAATGCATGGAAATCTGAGAACAAATTTTCAGATGAAGATTTGAAGAAAGTTAATCCTGCAAAAACATACTCACTGACATTTATATTTTCACTGATAATCAGCTACAACCTTGCTTTCTTTCTTGGTGATGCAAAAACCGATATGGTATGGGGTGCAACTGCAGGTTTTCTTGCAGGGTTCGGATTTTCAGCATTAATTTTTACGATCATTGCACTCTTTGAAATGCGATCGTGGAAATACATTTTTATAAACGGCGGATTTATCGTTGTCTATTTTACTTTAATAGGATTTATACTCGGAGCGTGGAGGTAA
- a CDS encoding PD40 domain-containing protein, which yields MKIFFAVVIGLVILSCQKKEETKKEYLIAYNVFAPDSIHPNNYEVMIMKMDGSEKKNLTNHKDVAWTYYAYNDRLFFISDRDTAYRNYFLYEMNPDGENIRKVSNLQLEDSWMGGRNGGKELIVAGRIGKSVRCQLFIVNTKTGSYNQITNDTSAIYRDPCFSPDGKQIVFAYQKNKRDRSAHEELYIMNDDGSELKQLTTYPAENPSVKDFGYKAGPPRWHPTENYITYISKQDGKHNIFAVTPDGSKQWKLTDSKENEGWHDWSPDGKWLVYDSANVDESQYHIMLMNWETKVVKQLTDTTYQYNQAPVFVEIN from the coding sequence ATGAAAATATTTTTTGCAGTCGTTATTGGACTTGTAATATTATCCTGTCAAAAGAAAGAAGAAACAAAAAAGGAATACCTTATAGCATACAATGTATTCGCACCGGACAGTATTCATCCTAATAATTACGAAGTCATGATCATGAAGATGGATGGCAGCGAAAAGAAAAATCTTACAAATCATAAAGATGTTGCCTGGACATATTACGCATACAATGACAGATTATTTTTTATAAGCGATAGGGATACTGCTTACAGAAATTATTTTTTATACGAAATGAATCCAGATGGAGAAAATATCCGCAAAGTCTCAAACCTTCAGCTTGAAGACAGCTGGATGGGCGGAAGAAATGGTGGCAAAGAACTTATTGTTGCTGGAAGAATTGGAAAGTCAGTCAGATGCCAGTTATTCATCGTTAACACAAAAACCGGTAGCTACAATCAAATTACAAATGACACTTCAGCAATATATCGCGATCCTTGTTTTTCACCGGATGGAAAGCAAATTGTTTTCGCCTATCAGAAAAATAAACGCGACAGATCAGCTCACGAAGAATTATATATAATGAATGATGATGGTTCTGAGTTAAAACAACTCACAACTTATCCTGCTGAAAATCCTTCTGTAAAAGATTTTGGTTACAAAGCCGGTCCACCGCGATGGCACCCCACGGAAAATTATATCACATATATTTCCAAACAGGATGGAAAGCATAATATTTTTGCAGTAACTCCCGATGGCAGCAAACAATGGAAACTTACTGACAGTAAAGAAAATGAAGGTTGGCACGACTGGAGTCCAGACGGTAAGTGGTTAGTTTATGACAGTGCGAATGTTGATGAATCTCAATATCACATAATGCTGATGAACTGGGAAACAAAAGTAGTTAAACAATTAACTGATACAACTTATCAGTATAACCAAGCACCGGTTTTTGTTGAGATTAATTGA
- a CDS encoding cupin domain-containing protein — MSNQYPYTTKLDIKYKHFELIDIPQIAKETKDKWFNQTLTEVNGSVVRVGIVEGEYHWHKHENDDEFFFVLEGKLFVDLEDRTIDLNPGQGVTVTKNVTHRTRAPQKTVILMVENKGIVPTGD; from the coding sequence ATGTCAAACCAATATCCATACACTACAAAACTTGATATCAAATACAAACACTTTGAGCTGATTGACATTCCTCAAATAGCGAAAGAAACAAAAGATAAATGGTTCAACCAGACTTTAACAGAAGTGAATGGAAGCGTTGTAAGAGTTGGAATTGTTGAAGGTGAATATCATTGGCACAAGCATGAAAACGATGATGAATTCTTTTTTGTTCTTGAGGGAAAATTATTTGTTGATCTTGAAGACAGAACGATTGATTTAAATCCGGGACAGGGTGTAACTGTAACTAAAAATGTAACTCACCGTACACGTGCTCCACAAAAAACTGTAATACTGATGGTTGAGAATAAAGGAATTGTTCCTACAGGCGATTAA